The genomic window aCTGCTTGAGGTGGTGACAattgaaactgtgaaaagctcTGTACCCATTGGTGTTAAGGACTGTTAGTATCTTTTTTCTGAGTAGCGGTATGGCATGTTCACAGTTAGATTTCATCACCATCCTATAGCAAGCTATGAAGCAGCTGTGGTGTTTGTAGATTATTAAGGCTTTCAGTCATCCAGGTAGAGGAATATGTGAAGgtacttacatttttttgtgtacatGGTGAACGGTGAAACATCTTCAAGGTCAAGATGCATTGACCATTGTTCAAGAGCATTATTCAGGAGCCCCAATGCAGAATTCCTACTTTTACCTGCTTAGGTGACATATTACATACATACCCACACAGTCTGATTCTgttcatttatcaagcaaatgtacatttaaattcacattCCCACTGACAATGTTATTCTAAGTAAGCATTTCTAAGTTCCCTAAAAATCATATGATACAGTTACGTGAGTTGTGGCTATTGCTGAGTCAATTATTTTCACTCAATGAATCATCACGAGATAACTAACCAAAAAATCTGTTTGATTCaagtaaatactgtatttccATAAAAGcattcatttttacatcttTCCATATCCCCATATACTTATTGTTTTGTATGACTTATTAGGAAtgctggaagaagtattcaTATTCTTTTCTTAGGTAGAGCAGATACAACTATCTGTTACTAAAAGACTCTTGAGGTTACAATAGCTTAACATTTAATTGGATTTAATGAATTGGAAGTTACATTGAATTCTTTCCAAGAAACTTTCCAGGAAATTATTAGGAAGTTACAGACCTGtaaaatgaattttttttttttttttaccaaatattacatgtaaacatacagtactgtgtgatcagattttaaaatataatgcattGCTAGAGATTAAACAACCCAAAAGTACATTCAGTTGTTAGAATTAGCTCCATTTCAACTcactacaacattaaaaagatGCTTAATCAATAACATCAATAACAATTCATATATCACTTTAAAATTGACCATTCTGAATATGTACTtatacttttgatacttaaaacAATGAAGTTTCTAATGCTTCTGTACATAAGTGTAATTTTGAATGAATGACCATTCATTCAGGTGTTTTCTAATCATATCAGAAAAGAGAAGGCAGATATTACAGTTGGAGAATAAATAGCAAACTGAACTACTGCGATGCGttcttcacagggatccctggcaggagcatccagaatCTCCAGCATATTCAGAacaggatcctgatgagagtgcaAAAGCATAAACAGataattctgttttcattgcattaGCTGCCTGTCTCCCTCAAGATTAAATACAAAGTCCAGCTATTCACATATAAATCCATCAATGGACATGtgcctccctacctacaggaactgatcacaccacaaacctccaaccgcaccctcagatctgccagcagcttgctcctccggGCCTTCAGTACTAAGCTCTGCATCATGAGGGTCCAGCCGTCTGCTCTACTGCACCacacttgtggaacagccttcctaaccacctgagggcagcacagaccctagtctcttttaaaaaaggcctaaaatcctttctattcaggaaggctttttcatcttaactcttattattattagtttctTTAGGCTATgctgtgtgttctatgttattaatactgtagcactatGAGTTTTACTACGAATGAAAagttaaatgtgttattattatgtattattattaaatataaaagtgtTCCTTGTGCCAAATTGTCCCAGATTATGTGCCTTTCCTGATATGGGACAGTTAACGCTGAAACCTGGGACACTCACTGGGAGGCTGGAAAGCCTTTGCTGAAAGGTCGGTTTGATTATTGTTGCTGTTACAAATAGTATAGTGTTgtattatactatatattattaAGTATGAATATTAGTAATAATGTAATTTGCAATCTgactaaaaaaaactaaaaatcaagCATTACAAGACTAAGACCCCTGAATAACTATGATATTACACATTTAATGTGCTTAAATGCATATGTCActagtttaaaaatgtatttggctGTCACACATTAGTAAAACCGTGTTGTCCTACATTTCAAACCAAATTTTTAAACTGAGACACTGAAAAATTGATTGAAATTAAACAGACAACAACTATGAAACCTGTTTCACCATATTGTAACTATATTTTGATGCATGAATATATCATAAACACAATCTGATAACAACTGGCAACATTGCATCATTTTTAGACAGATTTATATCCTTAATCTAAATCACTGAGaattagctttttaaaaataatataaaaataatattagtaTTGGTATTATATATCTATGGTAACAATGTCCCATATTTTagtaaaaagagtaaaaactacaatatttgCTTCTGAAATTTAAGTATaatgtagcataaaatggaaaaactcaagTAAACTACAAGTAGCCACTTAGTTTATAACGCTGTTTATTATTAGGAATAAtaactgtttatctgtttaCCACAGATTGTATTGCCTGCTATATTATGGAAGGATGTTTACCCTCCTCTGGTTAAATAATCTTGTGTGCATGCGCAGATGTAATTAGATTATAACCCCGCCCTCTAGCGGTGACGTCAGACCCGGTCTACTGCTCAGAAGCTGCTCTTCTCTTTCAAACTGCGTCATTCCTACACTGTATCTCAACATGGCGGGTACAGTGGCAAAGAAGTGTTTCAGTCCTCTTGCTTTCCTCACCAGGAGGCTTTCTGCTCCGGAGTTCATCACCCAGTGCTGCTACCACAAGAAGGTAAAACATCCAAGTctgtttattaattattattaactcACTAAAGGTGATTTAACGGCTCCAGCGTGCTAGATGCTGTTTGTCTAATGTTTACAAATGTTATCATTTAGCTTTGAGTGGCTGCAGTTTAATCTCAGAGCATCATAAGTAGGAAACAGTGGTGACATGGCTCAGGTAAGTGAGGTTAAACCATAGGAAGTTAGCTTGGCTATATGAATGGTTGGGTGAACACATCAGTCTGCTTTCATGTGGGTTAGATATCACACACATAGTGGGCAGTGACAGCAACATAAATAATCAGTTATGAAATCCCAGCACATTAGCTAGTTAACATTAATTGTTTAAAGACCAGAATAACATCACTAATCTGCCCCCCAGATGGCCACTGAGACAGCTTTAATACTTGAATTACATCCGATTAATAAGCTTTAAAGGTTGTGAAGAGGCATGGTGTGCTAGAAATCTGTAAATTCTTATTGATAATGCACAATATTTCAATTATCTGACACAAAAGCCATTTTGTGTCAGATAATTTAGATGTTTAGATGGAGTTTCATTGTGTGATGTGACAGTCTGATGCAACAGGGTTGTGACCCCCAGAAACAACAATGCTTCAAGTTGCTTTATCAATGTTAACAGGTGATTTGTGTCCCTGGGTGTTTCTATGACTTCAAACTGatgaatatacatttttattgaaagacTTTTGGCTGTAAAGTCTTGTAACATGTGGTTATTATTGGTGAGCCTGGCTTTAGAGTTGACATCTCATTTGGctaaaaacagttaaatgtaTCTGCTATCATTTGATgtacaaccaaaaaaaaagctttaagaTCATAGAAATATCTTAAATATTCTATTAAATACCATAAAACTGGTTAAATAGCTGACAGATCATAAATATGTTGTTACACaattttgagaaaaacaaaaaacacaaaaatactattatttattattagtcacatgtcattttgtttaatgaatatagtccttgttaggacattgtcTTGATACAAGCTCAGCtatgttcatgttgtttctAGTCAGAATGACTCAGCAGAAACTAGGGGGAGATGGCAGGATGCAGCAGCGGCTAACGTCGACAATGAAATCCGGTCCTAATCTGTTTATTTCAATGTCCCTTATGTAATGGTGAAAACTTGCCGTTGTATAACAGTGATATGCAAGATGTCTAGATGTTATTTTTCTCATGGTAGAAGAATATAAAAAGCATCCCAGGTTTCTACTGTCATCTGGTTTCCTCACATTTATTTCCGTATTATGGAATATCCTcaacaatgcatttttttcctaaCACAATGGCTCCCTTCTCTATTGTCTGAAGGTGGTGGATCATTATGAGAACCCAAGAAATGTGGGCACACTGGACAAAAGCTCCAAGAACGTTGGGACCGGCTTGGTCGGTGCTCCAGCCTGTGGAGATGTGATGAAGCTTCAGGTATGTTTGTCACACATGGATTAATTACAGCCTTTTATATACACACCAGAGCCATTAGTCCtgaattataataacaaatCTTAAGAGTCCTCAGAAGCACCACATATCACTGATACATAACTCTCTTGTTTTACCAACTAGGTGGCGCTAAGTAGTTGATAATTTAGTTTAGCATTGCTATTGagcatttccctttttttttttttttttagcatgcagTTAACTTAAACAGTAAAAAGAGTAATTATTTAAATCTACtggatgaaaatgaaatggtCACTTGTAGTTGTTAAGAATACCAACATTATCATTAACTTGTAAAGTGATGTAAGacttcttttctcctctggcACTTGTGTAAAACtctaaaatctttaaaaaaaacctccaacAGATTGAGGTGGATGACGAGGGGAAAATTGTGGATGCCAGGTTCAAAACCTTTGGATGCGGCTCTGCCATCGCCTCCAGCTCTCTGGCCACCGAGTGGGTGAAGGGCAAATCTGTGAGTGAACAcattaaattctttttttttatctttgccTCTTGGAGTGTGTTAATgcttttcatatttattctCCTCTGCTCGTGTCTTATCATTGTCTGGAAGGGATTTTGTGGTTAGTTGAGCTATGTGCTTTTTCTTTGCAGGTGGATGAAGCTCTGATGATAAAGAACACTGACATTGCTAAAGAGCTCAGTCTGCCACCGGTTAAGCTTCACTGCTCCAGTAAGTTTattcaattatatatatatgtatatatatttttttttttctgtcttttccaaaTTACTCCacacatgtatgtgtatttaaCCTCTTAATTGTTTCTCTTCAGTGCTTGCAGAGGATGCCATCAAGGCTGCCCTGGCTGACTATCGCGGCAAGCAACAGGATGACCAGCAGGAGGCAGTCAGGGCCGTGAATTAAAcagagcgcacacacactctgtgcTGGACGTCTCTGTTTGCTTCCTACTGTAAAGAAGAGAAGTAGCAGTGGTCCAATATCACTCCCTAACTTTCCTGTTGTGTTGATGTTGAACACCTAATATGTTGATGACACCATCGTCAACCCTCTGCAGTAATGTTACACCAGGCTTCTGTGTTAGTCAGTGGTCTTCTACCCTCTATACTGTATCTTTAGCCTGTCACGTAAACGCACAATGTAAGCACTTAAGTATCGTGTCTGCACCCAAAGCACTGACCTTTTGATATGCGAAGAAGTAAAAGTGGCTTGAAACAATGAAGGGGTCCACTGGTTTTGAGTgtaatttataatattttagaAATGCTTCCTTGAAAGTCTGCAATAAAACTATCCTGAATCATATTTGTTTCAAGTGCAAATTTATTACTTTGAACAGCCAGAATAAACACTAGACATTTTGACCTGGAACAGCACAGGTGAGACTAATTTAGTTAACAATGGCTCGTTTCCATTATGTGTCCAAGTCAGCCATGTCAGTTAACTAGATGCATGATATGATTTTGGAGCTGCCTCACTTGATGTTgatgaaatgcatttaaatattcGTTTGTTATAAATGCTACTAATTACTCctgtttaaatgtcaaaatctcTATAAATGTGGAGGTCTGCTGATAAATTGTATGAATTTTACTGTGCTGAATGTAAACCAAAACTTATCTTAGGCAGTAATTTTATACAATCCTACTCATGAACCTTCAAATACTGGTTTGTAAAACTTAGTTAATGTTAAGTGTTTTGCACGGAAGTACAAAGTATTTGGGACCACACCACACGATGTTTACAGAGTTAACTTCTCTGCAAGAATGTTTAGGGAATTAGACAAACATGCAGTAAGCAACATTTCAGATACTCAAAAATCacctaataaaaaaaacagatgttatTCCATTAGGCATGTTTATGAAATGGCATAATGATATATCCAGTCAAAGCAAAGCAACAGATTGCTGCATGTATCGTCCCTGCGCTGAATGAAAAATGCGTGATATTAACTGATATGGcaacttttttgcttttttctctgtaaatctGTAGAAATCTTTGAGACGGTTTAGAGGACAAACTGCTGCTTGTGGCTTCAAAGCATTAGAAAATATAGTCAGCTCCTAGTGTTCAGAATAGTTAGAAGGCAGTTTTCTCTCCGGCGATCAGCTGGAGTGTTGCAGAGTCATTGTGAATATGCAGAGAGGGGGGCCGGGGACTCCTGCCAGTTAAAGGCTCCTCTGGATCGTCTTCATCTGGATGAGGCTGCTCTGGAGAATTCAGCTCAGggctgcctgctgctgcagctgcttcactgtCAGAAAGCTGATGAGACAGCTCCTTTTCCTCAGGGAGACTTGGTAGCTCCTTGTCTAGGATGCTAACATCTGGTTTAGAGCTGTCCGCAGGACTGTGGTCTGCTACTTTCTGACTGGGGTCACTTCCCTCTGCAGCATCGACAGATTTATTTGGCGTGCGAAGGCTCTTGGCAGCCTTCATGATGTCTGCCTGGAGCTGTTTGTGAGAGTCTACTGGTTCACTTTCCTGTTTAGGAGCGGCCTTTTCTGGCACTTCAATAAAGGGTTTAGCACCTCCGGTTTTGTCTCTGTCGTCCACATACATCTTTGAGGGGAAGGAGGAAGGGTAGTAGGCATTGACTTTCCGTCTGCGGCTCATCACAATTGCACAACAGATGATAAGGAAGACAACAAGGATTAAAGTGCCAGCAACAAGGATGAGGAGCATGTTCTCCTCTAAAAAGCTCACAACCTGACTGAGAAAGTCAGCATCCACATGCGTGGGGCCGATAGGTGTGGTTTGGTAATCAGTCGAAAGGTCGCTGGTaggcagagaggaagtgaaGTGGTTGAGCTCTTCCTCATCTGTACTTCCCTCcagtgaatttaaaaaaggtaTAGGTGTGGCCAAAGTGCTGCTGATGCAGAACACCGCAGACAGACCAATCACACGAAGGGCCATTGGGAGCTTCATTTCCCCTGAGAATCTGCAAATAACAGTAGAAGTCAGTAATGGAAGTGTCCCCAGTTTGTGCCTGTCAGTTATCGCCATTTCAACATGAGTCACAGAGCTAAGCATCTGATATTCTGAAAAAGGAACAGTGACCTTTGAAACCCCAAAATGGTCGTTTCACAATACTTACTGCTGTGCTGAAGTTTTTTCCAGATTTCTCAAAGACTTTTCTGtccattttaatgaaaaaatattctgtcgactgtacaataaaaaaagattttaaccCATTTCTCAAGTTGTGCCACAGTCTCTTAAAAGTGTGCCCAaatgtttgactggtactgtatatcagtGCTCAATTTGTGCAATatggaacaaaataaaaaggttttattaCCATTGTCTATATTCATGTTACATTAAAAcgtgcattttttttcttgtaaatgaaCAAGGAGATATGTCATTTCTGGCTACATGGATGGGCAATATAGTCACAACTTGGGATACAGGTTAAAGATCTTTTCTATTTTGCAgcagagaaacatttttttcatccacaTGGACAGAAGATTCTTTGAGGGTTCTGGAAATACAAAACCACAGAATGTAATAATAAGATAATACATGAGAGGCTCAAACTTGGCCTTGGCCAATTTTGTTGAAAGGCAAGAATCCATTTGGTGAAAACATCcatgtaaaatacattaaaccTCCAACAATCTATACTGTTTCTCAGTggaggaaagtaactaagtacatttacttacatttactgaagtactgtacttaagtacaattttgaggtacttgtactttacttgtatttccattttatgctactttataccactccactgcatttcagtgggaaatgttgtactttctactctactacatttatttgacaactttagttacttttcagatgaagatttgacacaattgataatataacaagcttttaaaatacaacacattgttaaagatgaaaccagtggtttccaacctttttggcttttgacgtcttacaaaaagcagcgtgtagtcggggtcacatttcagatgtctgtgagttgttaacagcaaataatgatttttccctctaaacttctcacatggctTCAATTCaataagagaaaagagaaaaactcctaaaactgaaaacagatttgtgtatcagaactttgttttttcttctttcctctcacaataatcatcataatagatttatctggtgaccctttggaggggcccgacccctagattgggaaccacaggactaaactagctaactgtatataaagtagttcaaactagctccacctccaacagctacaacagtaacatactgctaacacactgatgtttcagtATTAATCATATAATGATGtgatatgtaataatatatcagtcagagggaccaaaccactactttaaCTGCAATAGTTTATCTACATTTTgttgctaatacttatgtacttttacttgtaatggagtattttcacattgctgtattggtacttttacttaagtaaaggatctgaatattttttcCACCGCTGCTGTTTCTGTGTAACATGCAAGAGGCATATGTTACACATATTGAATGCATATCAAGACATGATAATTTTACATGTTCCTTCATAACAAACAATATGAGGGTGGCATAAATCCATGATATAAATTCCCTGGactgtaacaaaacaataattttatCAGTTGTTAATCTTAATAAATTCTGCAGAAAGTTATTGGCTTCAATCCAGCTCAACCTGAACTTTTCACTCATATTTAGACTGAACTGGACTGGTGGATCATTTACAACTTAGAATTACTTTGTGGGGAAATGGACTCCTCACTCATCCAGACTGCTCCAGTCTCTCAACCAAGTTGAGGACTACTGAGGTTAATCTTATTGCACTTaagttattgtgtgtgtattatatttttGGAGGGTTTTGTGCAGCTGGtatacaaaagaaaacattgtgtcAGACTGAGGTCTGACTGGCACCCAGACAAAAATTATACCAAACCGCTACAAAATTAGTCTACTGAATGTGCATGTTGTACAGTAGAAGAAACCTAATAAAACCCAAACCTTCTGCATAGCTAGATGCCACAATGGGtaagtgggatttttttttctcacaataGATGATCTAACCCTTTAAACACtgcttatattttattttagttctgCATTTAAATCACAATAAGCTCACTGCTCAGTCTGTTTATCAACTGACTgcagctcacacacacttttatcCTTATTCAGCTCCATCTGTGTGCAAGCTGGGCCACATGAAACTCTGCTCTCATCTGGAGAAGGGGgttggaagtttttttttcagaattaaTCACCCACTCGCTCCAGACCAAATAGTCGCGGCCACACATGCCAGTGCAATCAGACGCATGAACACATAAGGCAGTCAGATGCACACTCACGCATACACATGGAATGAATCTTCACTACGcagattaaaaagaaatgttggaaaacaaaatgaaaatagaacTGTGACCTAGATTCACTCAGTTAGTCAACTTAAATGTCTTAAAGTCACACAAAATATTGTCCCTACTAACTTTAATTagccattttttaaattcctgaGATTTGATGCTGCTCTGAAGGCATCATGATGCTTCCACAGCCCTGATGCTGCTTGAGTGTGAAACATTCatattgaggaaaaaaaacaacccaataaactatataaaatatcgaaacattttactcaccaTTCACTGTAGCAGAGTTGTCTGTGTTGGAACTGCCTCTGATGGAAGATGAATGACACCAGCTTGTAAAAGTGAactgagacagagaggcagaaagagagggagcacAGCGGAGACCGGCGAGTGCTCCGTGAACCACGCCACTTCTACAGTTTCAAATTTCAGGCTTGAGGTTTGTCTGGATACTGCGAAAAGATGTCGTTAACCATGAAGACAaatccctccttcctccctcttccatctccacttttctctcctccccctcgACTTTTTCCCTGAGAGTGTCTGAGCTCTCCGGCCTCCACACAGATTGTTCTTGTTAGGTAGGAGTTTATAATGTGCTGTGGGGGCAGGGACCTCTCCTCCACGCTCCTGTGTGGTGAATGTGCGAAGCCAAGACACAACACTCAGGATGACAGAATATTTAAGAGACAAAGAGATGTAGACGGACAAGAATTTACTTTAAAGACCATTTCTGTATCTTTATGTTCTCATCTCAAATGTTCTGCAGAAGGAGCCTCTTTGATTGACAGCCTGGACCTCCCTGTTACCTCCCAGACGTCTGACACTCATGACTTTCTGCAGGCCTGCTGGGGTAAAAAGAGTCAGTTTGTAAGAGTGACCAGCAAATGCAGGAAAAGGTTAATGTTTCCTGTGTGGACAAAACACCCTTAACAGCCAGGAGAAATGGGTGGGGGGTGTGGAGAGGGGGAGCACACGCGGAAGGCTGTTAGAAACAATGCGGTGTTATTTTCTCCAGAGGCGAGGCAATTAAACTCACACGGTGTGTGTGACCAGTTTAGGGAGTGAGTGTGActgcgtatgtgtgtgaatgcaatTTTTGGCAAGTCCGCTGTGTTTGTGATCAGTCAAGACAAGTCTAACTTTATATGGTCATCGAGAGCATGAGATGAAGTCCTGCATCCTCCAGGTTTACATTTGTCTCAGCTCTGTTGAGAGTCACAGCTGGCTGTTTTAAATGCTAgctgaacatgaaaaaaaagaagaagaagaagggaaaacaaaaaaaacaaggctgCATGGCCCTAATAAGCATTCAGGGCTCTGTTTTCTTTTCGCAGGAAGGGAAGTGAATATGAAATCCAGTCCAGGCTAGAAGAAAAGCCTTTTTATAAAGTCTTTCATAAATAAGGGAACTGACTGAGTCTACAGAGCTCTCTGTTTTATTGTGACTATGTACAATATAGAGACACATAAGGACatataacaaaaaaatccacttttaaCATAGAAGAAATAGTTATAATTGTACTAGTTGCCTGATTTTCACTGCAGCTTCTTATCTTTAATCATTTTCAGTATAAGGTTTATCTGATTTCCTCAGAACAATGATCCATCTTACTTTACAGGtctgtcatatttttttcaacCACCTCTTGAAACTTTTCTGAGAAGAACTTTGTAGTTTGGtacacattttacagaaaaacaaagttcaggGGATTTCCAGAGGAagttccttaaaaaaaaaaaccaaaacaaaaccaaaaaaacgcTCAATTTAAACccaaagaaaaagagattaaTGGAAACTGTACTCTTCATATATGTTGAATTCCTCACTTTCTTGTAGACAAATTGcacatttttgtatgtttagCTGACCTTGTGCACACTGCTTAGCATTTAATTGGATTTAATTAGTCACTGTCTGTATTTTGCCTATAATAGTTCTTTTTAGGAACCTTCCTAGATAATTCAAAGGAAGCGATTAAGACttaacctgtaaaataaagtgttaccaaaactTTAAATaagtttaagataaataagcaCAGTACAGCAACTgcatctgtacacaaacagagtGACATAAAGGTAACTATCAATTCAAACAGTGCGTTC from Thunnus maccoyii chromosome 19, fThuMac1.1, whole genome shotgun sequence includes these protein-coding regions:
- the LOC121885842 gene encoding iron-sulfur cluster assembly scaffold protein IscU-like — protein: MAGTVAKKCFSPLAFLTRRLSAPEFITQCCYHKKVVDHYENPRNVGTLDKSSKNVGTGLVGAPACGDVMKLQIEVDDEGKIVDARFKTFGCGSAIASSSLATEWVKGKSVDEALMIKNTDIAKELSLPPVKLHCSMLAEDAIKAALADYRGKQQDDQQEAVRAVN
- the tmem119b gene encoding transmembrane protein 119b produces the protein MKLPMALRVIGLSAVFCISSTLATPIPFLNSLEGSTDEEELNHFTSSLPTSDLSTDYQTTPIGPTHVDADFLSQVVSFLEENMLLILVAGTLILVVFLIICCAIVMSRRRKVNAYYPSSFPSKMYVDDRDKTGGAKPFIEVPEKAAPKQESEPVDSHKQLQADIMKAAKSLRTPNKSVDAAEGSDPSQKVADHSPADSSKPDVSILDKELPSLPEEKELSHQLSDSEAAAAAGSPELNSPEQPHPDEDDPEEPLTGRSPRPPSLHIHNDSATLQLIAGEKTAF